In one window of Helianthus annuus cultivar XRQ/B chromosome 17, HanXRQr2.0-SUNRISE, whole genome shotgun sequence DNA:
- the LOC110924072 gene encoding uncharacterized mitochondrial protein AtMg00810-like, with protein sequence MTINQWKLRQLDVNNAFLNGHLDETVFIEQPPGFEEPKQPTHVCKLNRALYGLKQAPRASFQRLSTFLIVLGFQNSRADPSLFIYNHHGVLIYLHVYADDIVVTGNNEKFINMLTSRLHKEFKIKDLGLLNFFLGLEVTHTSSGLFLNQSKHAYDILSRAGLLDSKSVSTPLTSKDAFTTQGQPFHDPTLYRSLVGALQYLTITRLDLSYAVNQASQFLQQPTTTHFQLVKRIPRYVKGTLSQGLTFDRPPNTVLLGFSDADWARCLDTRRSTYGYCIYLGGNLVSWSAKKQPTVSHSSCESEYRAMANTAAEIIWLTNLLSELHALPQTRSTLLCDNKSALFLSQNPISHKRAKHINIDYHFVHELVTSGQLDTKFISTDQQVADIFTKSLPQPLFDKFRSMLRVGPPPSLH encoded by the coding sequence ATGACCATTAATCAATGGAAATTAAGACAACTTGATGTTAATAATGCTTTCTTAAATGGCCATCTCGATGAAACCGTTTTCATAGAACAACCTCCGGGTTTTGAAGAGCCCAAACAACCAACTCATGTGTGCAAACTAAATCGTGCATTATACGGTCTAAAGCAAGCACCACGAGCTTCGTTTCAACGTCTAAGCACCTTTCTCATTGTTCTTGGTTTCCAAAATAGTAGAGCCGATCCATCATTGTTTATTTACAATCATCACGGGGTTTTAATTTATCTTCATGTCTATGCAGACGACATCGTTGTGACAGGAAACAACGAAAAATTCATTAATATGCTTACATCTCGTCTACACAAGGAGTTCAAAATAAAGGATCTCGGCCTACTAAATTTTTTCCTCGGCTTGGAAGTTACTCATACTTCTTCTGGTCTCTTTCTAAACCAATCCAAACATGCTTACGACATTTTATCACGTGCGGGTCTTCTTGACTCAAAATCCGTTTCCACTCCTCTAACATCAAAAGATGCTTTCACCACCCAAGGGCAACCATTTCATGATCCTACCCTCTACCGATCTCTCGTAGGCGCACTCCAATATCTCACAATCACTCGTCTCGACCTCTCATACGCCGTTAATCAAGCTAGTCAATTTCTTCAACAACCCACCACTACTCACTTTCAATTAGTGAAAAGAATTCCTCGATATGTCAAAGGAACATTATCTCAAGGTTTAACTTTTGATCGACCACCTAACACTGTTTTGCTAGGTTTTTCTGATGCAGATTGGGCACGATGTCTAGACACTAGAAGATCCACCTATGGCTACTGCATTTACTTGGGAGGAAACTTAGTCTCTTGGAGTGCAAAGAAACAACCCACCGTTTCTCACTCAAGTTGTGAATCCGAATACAGGGCTATGGCTAACACCGCTGCAGAAATAATTTGGTTGACAAATTTACTAAGTGAGCTTCATGCCTTGCCTCAAACTCGCTCAACCTTATTATGCGATAATAAGAGTGCTTTGTTCCTAAGCCAAAATCCAATCTCACACAAACGAGCAAAACACATTAATATCGATTATCACTTTGTTCATGAATTGGTTACTTCTGGTCAACTCGACACTAAATTCATCTCCACCGATCAACAAGTTGCGGATATTTTCACAAAAAGTCTCCCACAACCATTGTTCGACAAGTTTCGTTCAATGCTTCGTGTCGGACCACCTCCATCCTTGCATTGA